The following are encoded together in the Euzebyales bacterium genome:
- a CDS encoding sigma-70 family RNA polymerase sigma factor, which produces MMTKLATDTPTGDLERQLEQHRRELTAHCYRMLGSAHEAEDAVQETMVRAWRNHDRFEGRSSLRSWLYRIATNVCLDQLRGRQRRALPMDLGPATSGAVGEAGSMRGEATWIGPIPDERVVPEDADPAEVAVVRESVRLGFIAALQRLPARQRAVLLLREVLRWRAAEVAELLDTSVASVNSALQRARATLADEHLADGEPFRPMDAEQQALLTRYLDAFERYDLDELTALMRDDVVQSMPPYEMWLAGVGALRTFWLGPGAPCRGSRLLPTVANGRPAFGQYRPSGPGGRHEPWALQVLEVSDGRIVGFTFFLDTDRVFPMFGLPLRLDDEDTVGS; this is translated from the coding sequence ATGATGACGAAGCTCGCCACGGACACCCCGACCGGCGATCTCGAGCGGCAGCTGGAGCAGCACCGCCGTGAGCTGACTGCCCACTGCTACCGCATGCTCGGCTCAGCCCACGAGGCCGAGGACGCCGTGCAGGAGACCATGGTCCGCGCGTGGCGCAACCACGACCGGTTCGAGGGACGGTCGTCGCTGCGCTCGTGGCTGTACCGCATCGCCACCAACGTGTGCCTCGACCAGCTGCGGGGCCGGCAGCGGCGTGCGCTGCCCATGGACCTGGGTCCGGCGACGTCCGGCGCGGTCGGCGAGGCCGGGTCGATGAGGGGCGAGGCGACCTGGATCGGACCGATCCCGGACGAGCGGGTCGTGCCCGAGGACGCCGATCCCGCGGAGGTCGCCGTCGTGCGCGAATCCGTCCGCCTGGGCTTCATCGCCGCGCTCCAGCGCCTGCCGGCCAGGCAGCGCGCCGTGTTGCTGCTCCGCGAGGTCCTGCGCTGGCGGGCCGCCGAGGTGGCCGAGCTGCTCGACACCTCCGTCGCGTCGGTCAACAGTGCCCTGCAGCGCGCGCGTGCGACGCTGGCCGACGAGCACCTCGCCGACGGCGAGCCGTTCCGGCCGATGGATGCCGAGCAGCAGGCGCTGCTGACCCGGTACCTCGATGCCTTCGAACGCTACGACCTCGACGAGCTGACGGCGCTGATGCGCGACGACGTGGTCCAGTCGATGCCGCCGTACGAGATGTGGCTCGCGGGCGTGGGGGCGCTCCGCACCTTCTGGCTGGGTCCCGGCGCACCGTGCCGCGGGTCACGGCTCCTGCCGACCGTGGCCAACGGGCGGCCGGCCTTCGGTCAGTACCGCCCGAGCGGACCGGGCGGCCGTCACGAGCCCTGGGCGCTGCAGGTGCTCGAGGTCTCAGACGGGCGGATCGTCGGGTTCACGTTCTTCCTCGACACCGACCGGGTGTTCCCGATGTTCGGCCTGCCGCTCCGCCTCGACGACGAGGACACCGTCGGGTCCTGA
- a CDS encoding STAS domain-containing protein has product MAISRTTRACTSSPTLRGRCGHWRDEFSCRASSQRCIEPRSQHVPVPDQPPLHCDARALAAADLDTVDALAYLALLAHRMGCRLVLRDVPSRLRELLELAGLSGPDGVLVVEAERQAEHREHPVGVEEEREPDDPPV; this is encoded by the coding sequence CTGGCTATTTCGCGCACCACGCGCGCCTGCACGAGCTCACCGACGCTGCGCGGGCGGTGCGGCCATTGGCGCGATGAGTTCAGCTGCCGGGCGTCGTCTCAACGGTGCATCGAACCCAGGAGCCAGCACGTGCCCGTCCCGGACCAGCCGCCCCTGCACTGCGATGCGCGTGCGCTGGCCGCCGCCGACCTCGACACCGTCGACGCGCTCGCCTACCTGGCCCTGCTGGCGCACCGCATGGGGTGCCGGCTCGTGCTGCGGGACGTGCCCTCGCGGCTACGCGAGCTGCTGGAGCTGGCGGGCCTGTCAGGACCCGACGGTGTCCTCGTCGTCGAGGCGGAGCGGCAGGCCGAACATCGGGAACACCCGGTCGGTGTCGAGGAAGAACGTGAACCCGACGATCCGCCCGTCTGA